Proteins found in one Thermaerobacter subterraneus DSM 13965 genomic segment:
- a CDS encoding aldo/keto reductase: MTTATPVITLNNGVTMPLLGLGVYLTPPDQAAAAVAAAVACGYRLIDTAAAYNNERQVGEGIRRSGIDRSAIFLTTKLWIADYGYDSALRAFEASLRRLGVDHVDLYLLHWPVPMRFDDTVAAYRAAIRLLEEGRVRAIGVSNFGPRHLEELIARTGVVPAVNQVELHPFFTQVELRRFHDRLGIVTQAWSPIGGVLRRRGEGGGGDVLDHPVVAGLARKYGKTPAQVVLRWHLEHGIAAIPKSVRPERIRENIDIFDFRLAPEEVAAIDALDRGVRAGRDPETADAADFSIRVEDD, encoded by the coding sequence GTGACCACTGCAACGCCCGTCATCACGCTGAACAACGGCGTCACCATGCCGCTCTTGGGGCTCGGCGTCTACCTCACGCCACCTGACCAGGCGGCTGCCGCAGTCGCGGCGGCCGTCGCCTGCGGCTACCGGCTGATCGATACCGCGGCCGCCTACAACAACGAGCGGCAGGTCGGCGAGGGGATCCGTCGCAGCGGAATCGACCGGTCCGCCATCTTCCTCACCACCAAGCTGTGGATCGCCGACTACGGCTACGACTCGGCCCTGCGGGCCTTTGAAGCCAGCCTGCGCAGGCTGGGAGTGGACCACGTCGACCTGTACCTCTTGCACTGGCCGGTGCCCATGCGGTTCGATGACACGGTCGCCGCTTACCGCGCGGCCATCCGCCTGCTGGAGGAGGGGCGGGTGCGGGCCATCGGGGTGAGCAACTTCGGCCCCCGGCACCTGGAGGAGCTGATCGCCCGCACGGGCGTGGTCCCGGCGGTGAACCAGGTGGAGCTGCATCCCTTCTTCACCCAGGTGGAACTGCGCCGGTTTCACGACCGGCTGGGCATCGTCACCCAGGCGTGGTCGCCCATCGGCGGCGTCCTGCGGCGAAGGGGTGAGGGCGGCGGGGGCGACGTGCTGGATCATCCCGTGGTCGCCGGCCTGGCCCGCAAGTACGGCAAGACGCCGGCCCAGGTGGTGCTGCGCTGGCACCTGGAACACGGCATTGCGGCGATCCCGAAGTCGGTGCGGCCGGAGCGCATCCGGGAGAACATCGACATCTTCGACTTCCGGCTGGCGCCGGAAGAGGTGGCGGCCATCGACGCCCTGGACCGGGGCGTCCGGGCGGGGCGCGACCCGGAGACGGCGGACGCGGCCGACTTCAGCATCCGGGTCGAGGACGACTGA
- a CDS encoding LLM class flavin-dependent oxidoreductase encodes MEIGIYSFGDRNTDPETGQLISPAERIRRLLEEIELADQVGLDVFGVGEHHRPDYVVSAPAVVLAAAAARTRRIRLTSAVNVLSSDDPVRAFQQFATLDLISGGRAEIMVGRGSFIESFPLFGYDLRDYDALFEEKLDLLLKLRESERVTWSGKFRPPIRDRGVYPRPIQNPIPVWIAVGGTPESAVRAGRMGLPMALGIIGGIPARFRPLVEIFRQAAREAGHPVPRLSINSHGFIADTSKEAADTAFPAFKEVMDRLGRERGWGPLTREQFEWSRSLHGADFVGNPEEVIEKILYQHELFGHDRFLLQLTVGTLPHKKVLRAIELLGTKVAPAVRKALGKDREDRRGSGDGGNSGGGRGRDGQKDAAATSTAVGTPPATGR; translated from the coding sequence TTGGAGATCGGCATCTACAGCTTCGGCGATCGCAACACCGACCCCGAGACCGGGCAGCTGATCAGCCCGGCCGAGCGCATCCGGCGCCTCCTTGAGGAGATCGAGCTGGCCGACCAGGTAGGCCTCGACGTCTTCGGCGTCGGCGAGCACCACCGCCCGGACTACGTGGTCTCGGCGCCGGCCGTCGTCCTGGCGGCCGCCGCGGCCCGCACCCGGCGCATCCGCCTCACCAGCGCCGTCAACGTCCTCAGCTCCGACGACCCGGTGCGCGCGTTCCAGCAGTTCGCCACCCTGGACCTGATCTCCGGGGGGCGGGCGGAGATCATGGTGGGGCGCGGCTCCTTCATCGAGTCCTTCCCGCTCTTCGGCTACGACCTCCGCGACTACGACGCGCTGTTCGAGGAGAAGCTGGACCTCTTGCTCAAACTGCGGGAGTCGGAGCGGGTGACCTGGTCGGGGAAGTTCCGGCCGCCCATCCGGGACCGGGGCGTCTACCCGCGGCCCATCCAGAACCCCATCCCGGTGTGGATCGCCGTGGGCGGCACCCCCGAGTCGGCCGTGCGGGCGGGGCGGATGGGTCTCCCCATGGCGCTGGGGATCATCGGGGGCATCCCGGCGCGGTTCCGGCCGCTGGTGGAGATCTTCCGCCAGGCGGCGCGGGAGGCGGGGCATCCCGTGCCGCGGCTGAGCATCAACTCCCACGGGTTCATCGCGGACACCTCCAAGGAGGCGGCGGACACCGCCTTTCCCGCCTTCAAGGAGGTCATGGATCGCCTCGGCCGCGAGCGGGGCTGGGGGCCGCTGACCCGGGAGCAGTTCGAGTGGTCCCGGTCGCTGCACGGCGCCGACTTCGTCGGCAACCCGGAGGAGGTCATCGAGAAGATCCTCTACCAGCACGAGCTGTTCGGCCACGACCGGTTCCTGTTACAGCTGACGGTGGGCACCCTGCCGCACAAGAAGGTCCTGCGGGCCATCGAGCTTTTGGGCACCAAGGTCGCGCCGGCGGTGCGGAAAGCGCTGGGGAAGGATCGGGAGGACCGTAGGGGCAGCGGTGACGGGGGCAACAGCGGTGGCGGCCGGGGCCGCGACGGCCAGAAGGATGCTGCGGCAACGAGCACGGCGGTGGGGACGCCTCCTGCCACGGGGCGGTGA
- a CDS encoding ABC transporter permease, with translation MHGAWKRRPALRWVEPAAAREPEGVPGRAAPGSPARPGLGPGLDPGAGPGTGRGAGEGAPGLDAGAAAAPLPGTADPWRRALRHPQVAAGLAVVALFVLVAVAAPWLAPYDPDDFTLSARLAPPAFLPGGHPEHLLGTDRVGRDLLTRLLYGARVSLLVGATAVTVAGVVGSVLGAVAGYAGGLVDQVLSRAADLLMAFPYLLFTILMMGILGPGIGNLILALTFKAWVEFYRVARGQVLAEKAKPYVEAARAIGRSHAGILAREILPNILHALLVVATLRAGHMILMEASLSFLGIGVPPDVPAWGSMVAEGRDYLSTAWWVSTLPGLAVLVLVLAINTLGDGLRELLDPRLRV, from the coding sequence ATGCACGGTGCGTGGAAAAGGCGGCCCGCACTGCGGTGGGTCGAACCGGCGGCGGCCCGGGAGCCCGAGGGCGTTCCCGGTCGCGCTGCGCCCGGGTCGCCCGCCCGGCCGGGCCTCGGGCCCGGGCTCGATCCCGGGGCCGGCCCGGGGACGGGGCGAGGGGCAGGGGAAGGGGCGCCGGGCCTCGACGCTGGTGCCGCAGCCGCTCCCCTGCCCGGCACCGCGGACCCCTGGCGACGGGCATTGCGCCACCCGCAGGTGGCCGCGGGCCTGGCGGTGGTGGCCCTGTTCGTCCTGGTGGCGGTGGCCGCCCCGTGGCTGGCGCCCTACGACCCCGACGACTTCACCTTGAGCGCCCGCCTGGCCCCGCCGGCCTTCCTGCCGGGAGGCCACCCCGAGCACCTCCTGGGCACCGACCGGGTGGGGCGCGACCTTCTCACCCGGCTGCTCTACGGTGCCCGGGTGTCCTTGCTGGTCGGTGCCACGGCGGTGACCGTGGCGGGGGTGGTGGGTTCGGTGCTGGGGGCCGTGGCGGGCTACGCGGGAGGCCTGGTGGACCAGGTGCTCTCCCGGGCGGCCGACCTCTTGATGGCCTTCCCGTACCTGCTCTTCACCATCCTGATGATGGGCATCCTGGGACCGGGCATCGGCAACCTGATCCTGGCCCTGACCTTCAAGGCCTGGGTGGAGTTCTACCGCGTGGCCCGGGGCCAGGTCCTGGCGGAGAAGGCGAAACCCTACGTGGAGGCGGCCCGGGCCATCGGCCGCAGCCACGCCGGCATCCTGGCGCGGGAGATCCTGCCCAACATCCTGCACGCCCTGCTGGTGGTGGCCACCCTGCGGGCCGGGCACATGATCCTGATGGAGGCGTCCCTGAGCTTCCTGGGCATCGGGGTGCCGCCCGACGTACCGGCCTGGGGGTCCATGGTGGCCGAGGGCCGGGACTACCTGAGCACCGCCTGGTGGGTGTCGACCCTGCCGGGGCTGGCGGTGCTGGTGCTGGTGCTGGCGATCAACACCCTGGGCGACGGGCTCAGGGAGCTCTTGGACCCGCGGCTGCGGGTGTAA
- a CDS encoding gamma-glutamyl-gamma-aminobutyrate hydrolase family protein, with translation MARPVIGIAASVDFMAPARSGGGMLPSGPGAGGHGPCGTGEPPPRLVAVLPMTYVEAVAAAGGLPVILPVARPGEAVDPWLESIDALVVPGNYPYLPAGLRALPGLREQAPYRYDSDVVWLRGALGRAMPVLAICRGMQTLNELLGGTLTRRVHPPGSHLQVEPGAGRGHGLWVEPGSRLAACLGGRTRVHVNSFHVAAVRQPGRGLRVSGRAQDGVVEAVEGEGEAFILGVQFHPELLWRDEPALAGIFTGLVEAAWVYRQGRAGRTVTPAAVTAAAAGEGAGAGADAGAGGSAPPGAAPAGAAVKVEPGPAAVHGCDPLMR, from the coding sequence ATGGCGAGGCCCGTCATCGGCATCGCGGCCTCGGTGGACTTCATGGCCCCCGCCCGTTCCGGCGGGGGCATGCTGCCTTCGGGACCTGGCGCAGGGGGGCACGGTCCCTGCGGGACCGGGGAGCCGCCCCCGCGGCTGGTGGCCGTCCTGCCCATGACGTACGTGGAGGCCGTGGCCGCCGCGGGCGGCCTCCCGGTGATCCTGCCGGTGGCGCGGCCGGGCGAGGCGGTGGACCCCTGGCTGGAGTCCATCGACGCCCTGGTGGTGCCCGGGAATTATCCGTACCTTCCTGCCGGGCTGCGGGCGCTGCCGGGGCTGCGCGAGCAGGCCCCCTACCGCTATGATTCCGATGTGGTCTGGCTCCGGGGTGCCCTGGGGCGGGCCATGCCCGTGCTGGCCATCTGCCGCGGCATGCAGACGCTCAACGAGCTCCTGGGCGGGACCCTGACGCGCCGGGTCCACCCGCCGGGGTCCCACCTGCAGGTGGAACCGGGCGCCGGGCGAGGTCACGGCCTTTGGGTCGAACCCGGCTCCCGGCTCGCCGCCTGCCTGGGGGGCCGCACCCGGGTGCACGTCAACAGCTTCCACGTGGCGGCGGTGCGCCAGCCCGGCCGGGGGCTGCGGGTCAGCGGCCGGGCCCAGGACGGGGTGGTGGAGGCCGTGGAGGGCGAAGGGGAGGCCTTCATCCTGGGTGTCCAGTTCCACCCCGAGCTGCTGTGGCGGGACGAACCGGCCCTGGCGGGGATCTTCACCGGGCTCGTCGAGGCGGCCTGGGTCTACCGGCAAGGCCGCGCCGGCCGGACGGTCACCCCGGCGGCCGTCACCGCAGCAGCGGCGGGCGAGGGGGCCGGTGCGGGCGCGGATGCGGGCGCGGGCGGTTCCGCGCCGCCTGGGGCGGCCCCGGCGGGGGCCGCGGTGAAGGTCGAGCCGGGGCCCGCGGCCGTCCATGGCTGTGATCCTTTGATGCGGTGA
- a CDS encoding NADH-quinone oxidoreductase subunit B: MRIPGVWQWLPGIVTARLQELVNWGRANSLWYLLFGLACCAIEMMAAGATRTDLDRIGSVFRASPRQADLMIVSGTVTEKMAPVVKTLYDQMAEPKFVISMGACATNGGPYYQGYNVVDGVDKIIPVDVYVAGCPPRPEALVHAILKLQDKVRKVHVPAGL, from the coding sequence ATGCGGATCCCGGGGGTGTGGCAGTGGCTGCCCGGCATCGTCACCGCCCGCCTGCAGGAGCTGGTCAACTGGGGGCGAGCCAACTCCCTGTGGTATCTGCTCTTCGGCCTGGCCTGCTGCGCCATCGAGATGATGGCCGCCGGCGCCACCCGCACCGACCTGGACCGGATCGGCTCGGTCTTCCGCGCCTCGCCCCGCCAGGCGGACCTGATGATCGTCTCCGGCACCGTGACGGAGAAGATGGCGCCGGTGGTCAAGACCCTCTACGACCAGATGGCCGAGCCCAAGTTCGTCATCTCCATGGGCGCCTGCGCGACCAACGGCGGCCCGTACTACCAGGGCTACAACGTGGTGGACGGCGTGGACAAGATCATTCCGGTGGACGTCTACGTGGCCGGCTGCCCGCCGCGGCCGGAGGCGCTGGTCCACGCCATCTTGAAGCTCCAGGACAAGGTGCGGAAGGTCCATGTCCCGGCCGGACTCTAA
- a CDS encoding alanine:cation symporter family protein: MASMKVPAMDTSACRAGWLIVPSAPWQQADAETLTGAPLTTAAFEAALGRPGAIIVVVGRILFAYSTILGWVPPPGALRATGVI; the protein is encoded by the coding sequence ATGGCGTCGATGAAGGTACCGGCCATGGATACCAGCGCCTGCCGGGCGGGCTGGTTGATCGTGCCCTCGGCCCCGTGGCAGCAGGCGGATGCCGAAACCTTGACAGGGGCACCGTTGACCACGGCGGCCTTCGAGGCCGCGCTGGGGAGGCCGGGCGCCATCATCGTCGTGGTGGGCCGGATCCTGTTCGCTTACTCGACCATCCTGGGCTGGGTTCCTCCGCCAGGGGCCCTGCGGGCGACCGGAGTCATTTGA
- a CDS encoding AbrB/MazE/SpoVT family DNA-binding domain-containing protein has translation MAVARMTEKGQVTIPGEIRERLGIREGDAVLFEQVGQTVTMIPIKRRNPLELIGILPSTRPYPGTDAIRREVRAQLVSATGLDEAPHE, from the coding sequence GTGGCCGTTGCCAGGATGACGGAAAAAGGCCAAGTTACCATTCCCGGCGAGATTCGTGAGCGGCTCGGAATCCGTGAAGGGGATGCGGTTTTGTTTGAACAGGTGGGTCAGACGGTGACGATGATCCCGATCAAGCGCCGCAATCCGCTGGAATTGATCGGCATCCTGCCGTCCACCCGGCCCTATCCGGGGACGGATGCCATCCGGCGCGAGGTTCGGGCACAGCTCGTCTCCGCGACCGGCCTCGACGAGGCCCCGCATGAGTGA
- a CDS encoding YnfA family protein, translating into MVSLALFVLAGLAEIGGGWLVWQSLREGKGVGWLVVGAAILFLYGVIPTLQPIPHFGRVYAAYGAFFIVLSLAWGRWVDGWMPDRWDLVGAAVAVAGAVLMIWGPRDT; encoded by the coding sequence CTGGTCAGCCTGGCCCTCTTCGTCCTGGCGGGCCTGGCCGAGATCGGCGGCGGATGGCTGGTGTGGCAGTCCCTGCGGGAGGGCAAGGGGGTCGGGTGGCTGGTCGTCGGGGCGGCGATCCTCTTTCTGTACGGCGTCATCCCCACCCTGCAGCCGATCCCGCACTTCGGGCGGGTGTACGCCGCCTACGGCGCCTTCTTCATCGTGCTGAGCCTGGCCTGGGGCCGCTGGGTGGACGGATGGATGCCCGACCGCTGGGATCTGGTCGGGGCTGCCGTCGCCGTGGCCGGGGCCGTGCTCATGATCTGGGGGCCGCGGGACACCTAA
- a CDS encoding monovalent cation:proton antiporter family protein, which produces MEQAHDFTSLLIITLLAFAVPLVAGRIRVVRVPAVVAEILAGIVIGRSGLQWVQPEPWLDFLSTLGFAYLMFLSGLEIDFSQLSGVRPVTGGRRGRGWRDGGVPGAVAPGAAGLGSGPVPRPSAAGEPAAGEGECDARKGGSAHGRAVGRAPLVLGLVTFALTVLLALGVSFVLFRLGFVRNPYLMALVLSTTSVGIVVPVLKEYGLTGTDYGQTILVSAVIADFATMLLITAMVVLMTGSAAADLLLLLVLFAAVFLFYRLGAAVIRWRLLEDLPQATAQMGVRGAFALILVFIALSEALGVEVILGAFLAGVIISLLTGSQGSALHAKLDAIGYGFLVPIFFINVGAQFDLRAVTGSDRALWLVPLLLAGAYLVKLVPALAFRWRYSWRQALAAGTLLSARLSLIIAAASIGVRLGVLEEAVSNAVVLVAIVTATFSPLLFERLTGRTEAPPPARLVVLVGGGERALVLADRLRSYGRRVHLVDTPGWRQRALDRGYGYTPVPGWDGEVIAGVERVVEELGPERIRTLAALSREPELNVALAARACQRGVGRAVAFIQGSPELARRARELGVEVVSPALAEVAMLEMLLEHPSTWRLLAGEDRDYALEELEVRNPRLHGRPLRRVRLPGDCLVLNVMRGEERLIPHGDTRLRLGDQLTVIGSHADVAEARLLLSGED; this is translated from the coding sequence ATGGAACAAGCCCACGATTTCACATCTCTGCTGATCATCACGCTGCTGGCTTTCGCCGTGCCCCTGGTGGCGGGCCGGATCCGGGTGGTCCGCGTGCCCGCGGTGGTGGCGGAGATCCTGGCCGGCATCGTCATCGGGCGCAGCGGCCTGCAATGGGTGCAGCCCGAGCCGTGGCTCGATTTTTTGAGCACCCTTGGGTTTGCTTACCTCATGTTCCTTTCGGGGCTCGAGATCGACTTCAGCCAGCTCAGCGGCGTCCGGCCGGTGACAGGCGGGCGTCGCGGGCGGGGGTGGCGGGACGGTGGTGTGCCTGGAGCCGTGGCGCCGGGGGCTGCCGGTCTCGGAAGCGGGCCGGTGCCCCGCCCATCGGCAGCCGGTGAGCCGGCGGCCGGCGAGGGCGAGTGCGACGCCCGAAAGGGCGGTAGCGCCCATGGCCGGGCGGTCGGCCGCGCCCCCCTGGTGCTGGGTCTTGTCACCTTCGCCCTCACGGTGCTCCTGGCGCTGGGCGTCAGCTTTGTCCTGTTCCGGCTGGGGTTCGTCCGCAACCCGTACCTGATGGCGCTGGTGCTGTCGACCACCTCCGTCGGCATCGTGGTCCCGGTGCTCAAGGAGTACGGGCTGACGGGCACGGACTACGGCCAGACCATCCTGGTGAGCGCCGTGATCGCCGACTTCGCCACCATGCTGCTGATCACAGCCATGGTGGTGCTGATGACGGGCAGCGCGGCGGCCGACCTGCTCCTGCTCCTGGTCCTGTTCGCCGCCGTGTTCCTGTTCTACCGCCTGGGTGCGGCCGTGATCCGCTGGCGCCTGTTGGAGGACCTCCCCCAGGCCACGGCCCAGATGGGAGTCCGCGGTGCCTTCGCCCTGATCCTGGTCTTCATCGCCCTGTCCGAGGCGCTGGGCGTCGAGGTCATCCTGGGGGCATTCCTGGCCGGCGTCATCATCTCTTTGCTGACCGGATCGCAGGGTTCGGCCTTGCATGCCAAGTTGGACGCCATCGGCTACGGGTTCTTGGTGCCCATTTTCTTCATCAACGTGGGCGCCCAGTTCGACCTGAGGGCCGTCACGGGTTCGGACCGGGCCCTCTGGCTGGTGCCCTTGCTGCTGGCGGGCGCCTACCTGGTCAAGTTGGTGCCGGCCCTGGCCTTCCGCTGGCGCTATTCCTGGCGCCAGGCCCTGGCGGCAGGGACGCTGCTCAGCGCCCGCCTAAGCCTCATCATCGCGGCGGCCAGCATCGGGGTGCGGCTGGGCGTCCTCGAGGAGGCGGTGAGCAACGCCGTCGTGCTGGTGGCCATCGTCACGGCCACGTTCTCGCCGCTGCTGTTCGAACGGCTGACCGGCCGTACGGAGGCACCGCCGCCTGCGCGCCTCGTGGTCCTGGTCGGCGGCGGGGAGCGGGCGCTGGTGCTGGCGGACCGGCTGCGGTCCTACGGGCGGCGGGTGCACCTGGTGGACACGCCGGGGTGGCGGCAGCGGGCGCTCGACCGCGGTTACGGTTATACGCCCGTACCGGGCTGGGACGGTGAGGTCATCGCCGGTGTGGAGCGGGTGGTGGAAGAGTTGGGACCGGAGCGGATCCGTACGCTGGCCGCCCTCAGCCGCGAGCCGGAGCTCAACGTGGCCTTGGCCGCTCGGGCATGCCAGCGGGGCGTCGGTCGGGCCGTGGCCTTCATCCAGGGCTCGCCCGAGCTGGCGCGGCGGGCCCGGGAGCTCGGGGTGGAGGTGGTCTCGCCCGCGCTGGCCGAGGTGGCCATGCTGGAGATGCTGCTGGAGCATCCCAGTACCTGGCGACTTCTGGCGGGGGAGGACCGCGACTACGCGCTGGAGGAACTGGAGGTGCGCAACCCGCGGCTGCACGGGCGCCCGTTGCGCCGGGTGCGCCTACCCGGCGACTGCCTGGTCCTGAACGTGATGCGGGGCGAGGAGCGGCTGATTCCCCACGGAGACACGCGGCTGCGCCTGGGTGACCAGTTGACGGTGATCGGCAGCCACGCCGACGTGGCGGAGGCGCGGTTGCTCCTCTCGGGCGAGGACTGA
- a CDS encoding amidohydrolase, whose translation MVAWWRHLHQHPELSFQEVETPRFIAERLKEAGIPARTGVGGRGVVGVVEGARPGPAVALRADFDALPIQDEKDVPYRSQVPGVMHACGHDAHTATLLAVGRVLMEERHRLRGRVVLIHQFAEEVAPGGAKPMIEDGCLDGVDVIFGTHLWTPLPVGRVGYCPGYAMAAADRFEIEILGQGCHAAAPHQGVDPILVAAQVVTQLQQVVGRMVDPLEPAVVSVGTLHAGTAFNVIPETATLTGTVRTLSPAVRDRMEVLLERLVRGTCEAHGAGYRFRYERGYPALFNHEDMTAFAAEAIGRYAGAEAVERVAPVMGGEDFAYYLQKVPGCFFFTGAGNPEVGASYPHHHPRFDIDERAMLVAGRALLAVTLRYLLGDEELERGMATG comes from the coding sequence ATGGTGGCCTGGTGGCGCCATCTCCATCAGCATCCCGAGCTGTCCTTCCAGGAGGTGGAGACGCCGCGCTTCATCGCCGAACGGCTGAAGGAGGCGGGCATCCCCGCCCGCACCGGCGTCGGCGGGCGGGGGGTGGTGGGGGTGGTCGAGGGCGCCCGGCCGGGCCCGGCGGTGGCCTTGCGGGCCGACTTCGATGCCCTGCCCATCCAGGACGAGAAGGACGTGCCCTACCGCTCCCAGGTTCCTGGGGTCATGCATGCCTGCGGTCACGACGCCCATACGGCGACCCTGCTGGCGGTGGGACGGGTCTTGATGGAAGAGCGCCACCGCCTCCGGGGCCGCGTGGTGCTGATCCACCAGTTCGCCGAGGAGGTGGCGCCGGGCGGCGCCAAGCCCATGATCGAGGACGGGTGCCTGGACGGGGTCGACGTGATCTTCGGCACCCACCTCTGGACCCCGCTGCCCGTGGGGCGGGTCGGCTACTGCCCGGGTTACGCCATGGCCGCCGCCGACCGGTTCGAGATCGAGATCCTGGGGCAGGGCTGCCACGCCGCCGCCCCCCACCAGGGGGTCGACCCCATCCTGGTGGCGGCCCAGGTGGTCACCCAGCTGCAGCAGGTGGTGGGACGGATGGTCGACCCCCTGGAGCCGGCGGTGGTGTCGGTGGGGACGCTGCACGCCGGCACGGCCTTCAACGTGATCCCCGAGACGGCCACCCTGACCGGCACCGTCCGGACCCTGAGCCCGGCGGTGCGGGACCGGATGGAGGTCCTCCTGGAGCGGCTGGTGCGGGGAACCTGCGAGGCCCACGGGGCCGGTTACCGGTTCCGCTACGAGCGGGGCTACCCGGCCCTGTTCAACCACGAGGACATGACGGCCTTCGCCGCCGAGGCCATCGGGCGCTACGCCGGCGCGGAGGCGGTGGAGCGGGTGGCGCCGGTGATGGGCGGCGAGGACTTCGCCTACTACCTGCAGAAGGTGCCGGGCTGCTTCTTCTTCACCGGGGCAGGCAACCCGGAGGTGGGGGCGTCGTACCCCCACCATCACCCGCGCTTTGACATCGACGAGCGGGCCATGCTGGTGGCGGGCCGGGCGCTCTTGGCGGTGACGCTGCGGTACCTGCTGGGGGATGAGGAGCTGGAGCGGGGGATGGCTACCGGCTAG
- the glyA gene encoding serine hydroxymethyltransferase yields the protein MNSPLAATDPEILRWIREEHRRQRETLELIASENFTSGAVLEAMGSALTNKYAEGYPGRRYYGGCQFVDQVEELARQRACALFGAEHANVQPHSGAQANMAVYFATLQPGDTILGMNLAHGGHLTHGSPVNFSGQLYKVVAYGVDPETEQIDYDQVARLAREHRPKLIVVGASAYPRIIDFARFRAIAGEVGAKVMVDMAHIAGLVAGGQHPNPVPHAEFVTSTTHKTLRGPRGGFVLCRSSEARALDKAVFPGMQGGPLMHVIAAKAVCFHEAAQPAFREYARQVVANARALAETLAAEGLRLVSGGTDNHLMLVDLRPLGVTGREAEQVLEQVGITVNKNAIPFDPQPPMVTSGIRLGTPALTTRGMKEAEMREIGRLIAAALRHRDEPAELERIAGRVKELSAAFPHPSGATAVEPAAAGAGAAAGGTAGA from the coding sequence GTGAACAGCCCCCTGGCCGCCACGGACCCCGAAATCCTGCGCTGGATCCGGGAAGAACACCGCCGCCAGCGCGAGACCCTGGAGCTCATCGCCTCCGAGAACTTCACCAGCGGCGCCGTGCTGGAGGCCATGGGCTCCGCCCTGACCAACAAGTACGCCGAGGGATACCCGGGCCGCCGCTACTACGGCGGCTGCCAGTTCGTCGACCAGGTGGAGGAACTGGCCCGCCAGCGGGCCTGTGCCCTCTTCGGTGCCGAGCATGCCAACGTGCAGCCCCATTCCGGCGCCCAGGCCAACATGGCCGTCTACTTCGCCACCCTGCAGCCAGGCGACACGATCCTGGGGATGAACCTGGCCCATGGCGGCCACCTGACCCACGGCAGCCCGGTGAACTTCTCCGGGCAGCTCTACAAGGTGGTCGCCTACGGGGTCGACCCGGAGACCGAGCAAATCGACTACGACCAGGTGGCCCGGCTGGCCCGGGAGCACCGCCCCAAGCTGATCGTGGTGGGGGCGTCGGCCTACCCGCGGATCATCGATTTCGCCCGCTTCCGCGCCATCGCCGGCGAGGTGGGGGCCAAAGTCATGGTCGACATGGCCCACATCGCGGGCCTGGTGGCGGGCGGCCAGCACCCCAACCCCGTGCCCCATGCGGAGTTCGTCACCTCCACCACCCACAAGACCCTGCGCGGGCCGCGGGGCGGGTTCGTCCTCTGCCGGTCCTCCGAGGCCAGGGCGCTGGACAAGGCGGTGTTCCCCGGCATGCAGGGCGGGCCCCTCATGCACGTGATCGCGGCCAAGGCCGTGTGCTTTCACGAGGCGGCCCAGCCCGCCTTCCGGGAGTACGCCCGGCAGGTGGTGGCCAACGCCCGGGCCCTGGCCGAAACCCTGGCGGCCGAAGGGCTGCGCCTGGTCAGCGGCGGCACCGACAACCACCTCATGCTGGTCGACCTGCGGCCCCTGGGGGTGACGGGCCGCGAGGCCGAGCAGGTGCTGGAGCAGGTGGGCATCACGGTCAACAAGAACGCCATCCCCTTCGACCCCCAGCCGCCCATGGTGACCAGCGGCATCCGCCTGGGCACCCCGGCCCTGACGACCCGCGGCATGAAGGAGGCGGAGATGCGGGAGATCGGCAGGCTGATCGCCGCGGCCCTGCGTCACCGGGACGAACCGGCGGAACTGGAGCGCATCGCGGGGCGGGTCAAAGAACTCTCCGCCGCTTTTCCCCACCCCTCGGGCGCCACGGCGGTCGAACCGGCCGCAGCGGGCGCCGGCGCGGCCGCCGGGGGGACCGCGGGAGCTTGA